CAGTCATCCGCCTGGAGGTTTTTTTTGATTTCAGGGATAATATCTACCCTTTTCTCGATAAAAAAGGCGTTTTTGCCGTTTTCGCGTATCCCTTGAACCAGATCGGCAGAAGAAATGTCCTTATTGGCGGTATCTCCTATAGAGAATATTTCGGGCATAAAAAGGAGGTCCTGATGAGAGAGGGTGCTGGAAAAGGAGTCGATGAATTCCCCCTTCATAAACCGGGCTGGTAAAAAACCGTGAGGTTGGAACACGGCAATAACCCTTTTGCTGCAAAGTCTTACGGCATTTATTGCCGCTTTCACCTTTTCAGGGTTGTGGGCGAAATCGTCTATTACCTTTATTCCGTTAAAATCGCCAATGATGTTCATCCTTCGTTGTACGCCCTTAAAGGACCTTAGTGCATCGGAAATTGTTTCGTCTTTGATACTCATGCATTGTGCTACTGAAATGGCAGCCAGTGCATTCGACACGTTATGAATGCCCGGAAGGTTTACTTCGAAGTGTTGTCCGTTTACCTCAAACGTTGAGCGAAAAGGTTCCCGGGTGATATTTTTTGCCATGATTGTGGCATCGTTATGCAATCCATAGGCAACAACCTTTCTGGCTTTTAAATTCAGCATTTTTAATCGTGGGCAGTCGGCATTTAAAATAAGCGTTTCCTTCGTGTTTCGTGAAAAGGTTTTAAACATTTCAGAAATTTTTTCTATAGGTTTGTGGTCCTTGGAAATATTCGTAATGACAGATATGTGTGGTGCATAGGAAACAATACTGCCGTCGCTTTCATCCGCTTCAATAGCCATGATGTTTGATGTGCCCGTTTTTGCGTTGCCCATGCAGGAGTCATTTGTATAGTTTATAATACAACCACCCACAATAATGGTGGGTGAAAGTCCTGCGTAATCCAGGAGATAACCCACCATGCAACTTACGGTTGTCTTGCCGTTTGTGCCTCCGATGGCTATTCCGTCTTTTGTGTTAAACATACCCGCGAGAAGCGAGGAGCGTTTTAAAATTGTTTTCTTAAGCATGCGGGCCTTTTTTATATCAGGATTATCTTCCTCGATAGCAGAGGAAACAACAAGGTAATCGGTATTTTCTTTAACTCCGGAACCGCTTTGGGGGTAAAGTGAAATACCCTGAGCCTTCAGTTTGGAGAATAAATCCGGGGTTATTTGCCTGTCATACTTGTTGTCAGAACCGCTGACTATATGGTTTTGTTTACTGAGTACCTGTGCAATGGCGCTCATGCCGATCCCGCCCACGCCTACAAAGTGATAGGAATGTGGTTGTTTAGTTTCAGTCCATGGAGTCTCCGTACCGCTCATTTCTCTTTGTATCATGTGTGATATCCTTTAGATTCCATTTCCAGCAGGTGTTTTTTTGTCTGCAGCCCCGAGGCGTATCCCGTGAGTTTGCCGTTGGAACCAATGACCCTGTGGCAGGGAACAACGGGAGGAACAGGGTTTTGTTTGTTCGCCAGACCTACCGCTCTGCCGGCTCGATAATTTCCGATTTGATCTGCCACCCATTTATATGATTGGCATTTCCCATAAGGAATTTCCTGCAATTTGCTCCACACTTTTTTTTGGAAAGGGGTGCCTTGGTCCAGATCTAACGGGAAGTCGAAGACTACCTGATTGCCGTTGAAATATTCTTGTAACAGGCTTATTTCGTGTGCAAGGAGAGTGTCATTCCTCCGAATTTTTAGGTATTTGTCCTTACGCAATAAAGAGATAAAATCTCCTTCCGCCTTGCAGGAGAATGCAATGCGGCAAATGCCTCTCTCGCTTTTCGCTATGTATACGGGACCTATTATTGGTGTAGAGAAACTGCTGAAATAAATAATTTTCTGACTACCTTTTTGTGCCTTTGTCAAATGTTAATTTATATCCTTTAATGAAGCCAAGTATAATCAGGGTAAAAAAAAGTAAAGTGGCAAGCACGGATATGGTAAGGGTAATGAGTATCCATAGCTGCTTTACGCTGGAATTCCACCAGGAATATTTCAATAATCTGAAACCGATTTTTTCAGAAAAGAAGAGGATTGCCGAAAGGATGCCGGTTCCGAGAACCAGATATTTGATATCCTGTTTGTGAGGCGCTATTGAAACCGTAAAAATAATGACAGTCAGTAAAAAGAAAACATGGCTCATGTTGCTTATGCGCAGATCTTCTCGAAAGACGGTGAATGTCGCCCAAACTGAATCAAATAAATATTCTATCAAATCAAAAAGTCCTTCGAAGGTAAAATGTATCTCTTTTGGAAAAGTATTGTTAAGGCTGATGGGGTTTGAAAGGATTTTTGATATGAAAAGGATGAAAAAAAAACAACCGCCGATAGGCGCGAACGCAATGATGAAATCGAAGATAATCGGGACTTTTGGCCTGTCGTACTGAATTCCGGAGTTGTCGTGTGCAAAGATATTCAATTCTTTTATCGTAGTCCCCGTGATAAGGCACAATAAGGCATGGCTCAGTTCGTGTACGATGGAACCAGGCAGAAGAAATCCCTGTATCAGTTTGTTGTTTATGTATTTCATCCATAGTCCATAGGTGGCAAAACTGAGGAAGATAATCAGGACCAGACCTATTGCAAGAGAGAAGTATATCATTATTTTAATGGCAATCCAAAAACGTGAGAGTTAGGGTACCAGAGGAATGAGTTTCTGTCAACACGAAAAAGTTTTATTGGTACATAGGACGGCCGGGGCTGTATAAAGCGTTGGAAAAGCATTTTAGACAAGTATGACGGCACAACGATTAAGAGTCGGGGGCCATTTTTTCTTCCAGGTGAAGGCAGAATGTTCCGAAGCTCGCATTTATGCCCTGTTTTCTCTTTTTTCTAAAACTTTTCCAACAAAACCATCGTTTGCATCAAGTCTTTTTTTTGCATCCGCAAAATCAACGCCTAATTTTTGCATGATAATTGCGGCTTTCGCATTACCAAAAGCGGCTTCAAGGAGTTTTTTTGCATCTTCCCGGTTGATGCCGGTTGTCGTCATGATTATGCGCTCGGCACGATCGGAAAGTTTTTTATTTATGGTGCGCAGGTCTACCATAAGGTTTTCATAGACCTTTCCCATTTTGATCATCGCTGCCGTAGAGATCATATTTAATATGAGTTTTGTTGCCGTTCCTGCCTTCATGCGGGTGGAACCTGTTATTACTTCAGGTCCTACGACGGGTCTGATAATGATGTCGACATCGAAATTTGGTGTGGTTTCCGGGTTGCAGCACAAAAAGATTGTTTTTGCATTCCTTTTTTTCGCTTCAAAGAGCGCGCCCATGACGTACGGGGTTGTGCCCCCTGTGGAAATACCTACGACGACATCCCGGTGAGTTACCTCTTTCTGTTGAATATCGTGCGTGCCGTTTTCGGGAAAATCCTCTGCTCCCTCGGCAGATTGAAATACGGCCTTTTCTCCGCCTGCAATAATTCCCACAATCATATTTGGGTCGGTGCTGAAAGTGGGGGGGCATTCTGCCGCATCCAATATGCCCAGCCTTCCGCTGGTTCCGGATCCAACGTAAATAAGGCGACCGTTCTTTTTTGACAGTGCGTCCACAATCAGGTCTACCGCCTTTGCAATATTTTCCCGTTCTTTATAAACGGCTGCGAATATTTTTGCATCCTCGGCGTTAATAATATCCAGAATATCTAAAGTGCTTTTTGTGTCTATCGTAAGAGAATTCGGATTGCGTTGCTCCGTTTGCAACAAAGATCGATCATTCATGGTATTCATAATAAACTCGCTTATTTCCGGATGGTTAATGACGTAAAGATAAAATATTCGAACCGGAGGAGAGGGTTTTTATGACCCTGCGTTGTTCCGGCTCCAGGGTTTCTCTCGGCTTTTGAAAACGAAAGATAGGTTGCACACTGTATCATTGCCAGGGTGGAATGTCAAAGATATTTACAAAATACAGGGCGGATGATATAAAGAGGGCATGAAATTAGAAAAGAAACTCAAAAATCTCCCTACCTCTCCGGGTGTTTACCTTATGAAGGATATCAGACATAAGGTTATCTATGTCGGTAAGGCAAAAAACCTGAAAAACCGAGTGAAGAGTTATTTTCATAAGACCGGGGACAACCGGCTTTACACGGGATATTTGGTGCGGCGCATTGCCGATATTGACTTTGTGCTTACTGCAACGGAAAAAGAGGCCCTTATTCTTGAAAATAATCTGATCAAACAGTTTAAGCCAAAATGTAATATTAATCTCCGTGATGACAAGACGTTTTTGAGTATCAAGCTTGATATTCATAAAAAATTTCCTTATCCAAAGATACTGCGGCAGATCGAGGATGATGGCGCACGGTATTTTGGTCCCTATGCATCTTCCAGGGCAGTGAGGGAGACATTGCGGTATATTCATGATACCATCCCTATCCGTAAATGTCCGGATACGGTATTTAAAAGCAGGGTGAAACCGTGTCTTTACTATCAAATACACAAGTGCTTGGGCCCTTGCTGTGGTCTGGTGGACGAGAAGACTTATCGGGGTATGATAGATCAGGTTATATTAATCTTAAAGGGTAAACAGGGAGAGCTTCTTCATATTCTCAAAGAGCAGATGTATGAGGAATCGAAGTGTATGAGATACGAAAAGGCGGCAAAGATCCGGGATCGTATTCGTGCGATAGAGAAAACGGTGGAAAAACAGAGGATCCATTCCATGACTTTTATCGATCGGGATGTTTTCGGTCACTATACGGAAAAAAATACGATGTATATAGCGGTCATGTTCATCCGGTCAGGAAATATGGAGGATATGGCTTCCTATTCTTTTCCTGCTGATAAGCATACACCGGAAGAGATTTTTCGGTCCTTCCTGAATCAGTTTTACGGCCAGGCACGATTTATACCATCTGAAATTATTATTCCAGTGGAATCTGCTGATGCAAGGCTGCTTGAAGAGTGGCTTAGCGGCAGAAAGAGAAAGAAGGTAGAGGTGATATACCCCCAACGGGGAGACAAGGTGAGACTTGTTGAAATGGCCAGAAAGAATGCGGAAAATGCCTGCAAGGTATCCCGGTCGCAAGGAGAAAATTTTGCGGGAACACTGAAAATGGTGAAAGAAACGTTAAAACTCAGCCAAATACCGGAACGTATAGAATGTTTTGATATTTCAAATCTCCATGGCAGGCAGGCGGTAGGATCAATGGTGGCATTTGAACAGGGAGAGCCCTGTAAATCGAAATATAAGAAATTCAGAATTAAAACAGTCGGACAAATCGATGATTATGCCATGATGTATGAGGTGCTGACACGGAGATATACACGGGCAATAGAAGAGGGGGACCTGCCCAATCTTATTCTGGTCGATGGAGGGAAAGGCCAGCTTGGTGTGGCTTTAAAAGTAATTGAGGAGTTGGCGATGGGAGATGTGGATCTCCTTGCTCTGGCAAAAGGAAGGAAAAACGGTGGCGAATCGGGAAATCATTACGGTGAACAGATTTTTGCTCCCGGCAGGCCGGAGCCTATACTCCTGAATCCGTCTTCTCCTGAGCTTTTGTTTCTGGACAAAATACGGGACGAAGCACATCGTTTTGCAATTGGCTATCATAGGAAGCTGAGGGAAAAGGAGTATAAAAAGTCCCCTCTTGACGAAATTCCGGGAATCGGTATGGTGAGGAAAAGAATATTGTTGAAATGCTTTGGCAGCATCGATGGCATCCGAAACGCCACAACTGCTCAATTGATTGAGATCAGCAAGTTGCCAAAGAAACAGGCCTGTGAGGTATTTCGCTATTTTCACAAGCCGGAAACCGGAGAGGGTAATCGTGTGGCACAATAATCGTGTACAACGGTAAAGCCGCGTTCCCGGCAATGTTGGTTTTTAATGGCGGCGTGTGTTGTGGCAACAGGATATGAATAATGCAGGTATGAGAAGATTCTTTCCCTGCGATGAGGACGGACTCTTGTTTTTTACTATTTCTGTACAGGTAAGGAGGAAGAGTGCATGGTGAGGAAACGGTCATGGCAACAGTAGAAATAATCAGTATAGGATCTGAAATTGTTCTGGGACAGATAATCGATTCCAATGCACACTATATTGCAAAGAGTCTTACCGAAAAAGGGTTTCAGGTCGTATTCAAGACAACGGTTGGCGATGATAAAGGATTAATGCGGTCCGCCCTGAAAATAGCAAAAAATCGTGCGGATTTAGTTGTTACGACTGGAGGGTTGGGGCCTACGGAAAATGATGTGACGAGAGAGGTAGTGTCTGGCGTATGCGGTGTCGGGCTTGTGCCTTGCGAAAATGCAGAAGAGTATATCCGGAAATGGTCACAGGTCTGGAAGAAACATACTGTTGGCATGTTGAAGAAACAAATACTGGTTCCTGAAGGTGCGCAGGTAATTCCCAACGACAACGGAACGGCGGCAGGTTTTTCTTTTCGGCATGGCGGCGCAGAGATTGTCTGTCTGCCTGGGGTGCCCGGAGAAATGAGGCCTATGTTGAATACGTATCTGTGGCGTTGTTCCTTGCTCCAGTATGAAGGGGGTTGTGCCATGGTCAGAAATTTGCATACCTTCGGTGTTTCTGAGCGTGGTATAGAAGACAAAATAAAACATTTTTCAGAAAAAAACAAAAAAATTAAAATGATGACCCTGGTGAGCAACGGCATTGTAACCATTACTGCGCGGGTGGCTGTTACGGCAAGAGAACAGGCTGTTGAACTTCTGGACAGAACGGAACAGGATCTCAGGGAGGAGCTGGGTGATGCGGTTTTCGGGGTTGATGATGCCGGACTCGAATGCGAAGTTGCCCGGCTTCTGAAAAAAAGAAACAAAACGATATCTGTTGCTGAATCCTGCACCGGTGGGCTGGTATCTCACCTGCTCACCAATATTTCCGGTATCTCCGCATTTTTTCTGGAAGGAGTGGTCGCATACAGTAACAGGGCAAAGATCGGCGTGTTACATGTGCCGGAGGGCCTTATTGTAAAATGTGGCGCCGTGAGCCCGCAAGTGGCAAAGGCTATGGCGGAGGGCATAAGAATAAAGGCATCAGCAGACATTGGGGTCGGTATTACAGGGATTGCCGGTCCGACTGGTGGAACAAGGGAGAAACCGGTGGGGCTGGTCTGCATAGCCGTTGCAGGCGATGATGGCACCGAGGTAAAGGAGTGCCGCTTTGGAGGCGCCAGGATAGATATAAAATATTTCTCTGCAAACACCGCTTTAAACATGGTGCGCCTGAAGCTTTTAAACAATACGTAAATAGTATGATTGCTTAATTGTCAAAAGGATTTCCGGGTCCGATGTCCGGGTTCACTGCCTTGCATCAAAGCGCGATGGCAGAAAGCAAAGGAATGTGTTGGGAATACGTTACTCTTTCTTTGTCTGTTCTTGCTGTAAACAGGTATGGGTATTTGGTCTTGCTGGTTAAGAGTGTATAGTCGTCTTGCAAGCCGTAATTTCCTGTGTGCGAAATCCCTTTACACTCTTTTTATGACGTAATCCATAAAAAAGGTTACAGATGTGTGTTCCTTCATCCTCGTGATACGTATGCCAAGCAGTAAAGAATGTGTACAATCTCTAAAATAATGGTAAGTATGGTTGAAAACTCTTTTTAAATTGTGTATAGTTAGGGGAAAAAATCTGTTTTCTGCTGTTTCCTGTCAGCGCTCTCTTTTGGCAAGTAAACAGGGGCAAAAGCGCCATCAGTAGAGAAAGAGCTCATCTCTTTAGTAGTAATTATACGACCTACCTTTAATCGGAGGATATACGTAATGAGAAGTATTGCATTATTCAACCAGAAGGGAGGGGTTGGAAAGTCTACTACAACTGCAAATCTGAGCGCCTGTCTTGCCGTGTTGGGGAAAAAAGTACTTGCCATTGACATGGACCCTCAGGCCAATCTGAGTGTGCATCTCGGGGTTGACATATATAATTTGAAGCACTCTGTATATGATCTTATACGGGGAAATTGCGAGGCAAAGGATATCATACTGCAAACGGGTATAAAGGGGTTGGATATTATTCCTTCCAATATTGACCTTGCCGGGGCTGAGGTTGAGTTGGTAAGCGTCATAGGGAGGGAAACCGTGCTCACGGATGCGATGGGACACTCGATGGACTCTTACGATTATGTGCTTATTGATTGTCCTCCGTCCCTTGGTTTATTGACTATTAATGTTTTAACCATGGTGCGTGAAATATTTATTCCAGTGCAGACTGAGTTTTTCGCCTTGAGGGGAGTGAGTAAATTGTTGGATACCTATGAGATAGTTCGAAAGAGATTAAATAATGAATTAGAAATTACCGGGATTATTCTTTGTATGTATACGAGTCGTACCCGGCTTTGCAAAGAAGTGGTGGAAAAGGTAAAAGAATACTTTGGAGATAAGGTTTTCAATACGATTGTGAGGAAGAATATAAAACTTTCGGAATCTCCCAGTCATGGTCAGCCGATTATCTTTTATGCCCCTGATTCAAAAGGCTCTGAAGATTATAGTTCGCTGGCGAAGGAAATAGTGCAACAAGAGAACAACCGTAAGTGTTTATGAGTATCATTTGAGTCAGGAGGAATATATGGCAAAGAATCGTGCGCTTGGAAACGATCCGTTACATTGGCTCAAGGCGCGAAAAGAGGTGGAAACGGGAAAAGCGGCTTCTTCCGGGAAGGAAACCGTTTCGGATGCAACTATCGAAAAAGACAGGAAGCAGGAGAATGTTCCTTCTGCGACGGGACAACAGATGTCTCAATCGACACCTGATGAGAAAAAACAGGTTGTTCCTGAGAAGGCAGAAGCGTCTGGAACAGAGAATGTTGTTCCTGTCGGAAATTCCGGGAATGAACCAAAGGTGGTAATCGGGCGTTTGTACGAAGAAGCGACTGTGGAGAAGGCAAGGCCTGTACAACAACAAACAGGCATATTTCAAGGGGAAAGAAAACGCGCTCAAGCGTTTTTGCCGGTGTCTAAGACCGTAAAAACCATACAAGACGAGGTGTCGAAAGATGTGGTTCCGTCTGCAGGTCGGGTGTTTCCTTCTGTTACGTATATCGTTATTGCCTATACGGCTTTGCTTCTTATTCTCGGGTACTTTGTTTATGCGGACCTTTCGAAACGAACGAGCGCTATCGAAGCAAGGATTTTTGCTCTTGAAAAGGCGTTGCGTTTAAAGTAACGTTGATGCGTTTTTTCTGTGGGTATGGTTCGGTCGCTGCACACCATGTATGTATTGATTTGCCGAAAACATGCGTTCACTCGTATTTGATCGTGGCATGTTCCCCGCGAAAGATTTTTATTTGTCCATCGGGCAATTTTACCATAAGTCCTCCGTTGTTGGATATATCAATAACCTCACCGGTGTATTCCCTGTCATAGTCACTGATAGATGTTTTTTTCCCAATGGTAACGCAATACTCTTTCCATTTTTTTGTAATATATCCAAAATGTTCGTCTTTCAAAATCAGGTACCACTTGTCTATGTCCTGCAGAAAAGCCCTTGCCAGGAGGGTGCGGTTCAAAACCCTTTTTTTTTCAATGGCGAGTGAAGTTGCCGGCAGACGTACCTGTTTCGGAAGTTCGTTTGCATCATTGTTTATGTTTATGCCTACTCCGATCAGGCAGCTTAATTGGCCTTCGGTTTCCTTTTCCAGGTCCACTAAAACGCCCCCCACCTTTTTGCCGCTGATCAATATGTCATTTGGCCATTTTATCTCTGCTCCGACCTGCACGGATTCTCGAAGCGTTTCCGTAAGAGAAACAGCTATTGTTCCCGTCAATAAACAGATATGATCCGGTGGTATTTTGAGCTTCAACAAAAGAGTAAAGAGTAATCCTTTTTTTCTGGGACAAAACCACGAATGTCCGGAGCGGCCTCTGCCCTTTGTTTGTTCTTCGCTGAAAATAACGGTTCCGTTTTTAAAATGTGTACGCGCGAGCTTCTTGGCAATGTCCATTGTTGAGGTTGTTCGTTCATAGGTAATTATCGAACTGCCGACAACTTTTGTTTTTAGCCCTTTTGTTATTTCTCCGGGAATCAGGTGGTCTTGTTCATCAGTCTGACTGCTGGTGGATTTCATGATAGTTCTGTTCAACGGCGCTCTTCCTTCCTCAAAGGCAAAATTCAGGAAATTGAATGCAGCGGGTCCTGTTTTTTCCTTGTAACGTAGTGTTGAATATATGTCATAACTATTTTAAAAGTCAATAGTAAAAGGCTTATCGGCTTTTCTTGGTCTTGGATATCAGGAAAATGTACGATAAATTCTGTCATAGTGGCAGGTGTTGTTTCTGGCAAAATTTTTCTGCTGTCACAATGGCATATCAAAAAATGGGTATTCAGAATGTTTCAGGCAAATATAACCTGCTGTTTTCAGGTATGTTAAGGAAAATCAATCTGCTTGGTATTTTTTCGGCATATAGTTTGCGAAGCTTGTGTGCCCATTAGAATTTGTTTTTATTTAATCGGAGAGTTTGAAAGGAGGTACTCAATGGCGAAGCAACTAGCCTTTAATGAAGAGGCAAGGGCAGCTGTTGCTAGAGGTGTAACAAAGCTCGCCCGGGCGGTTAAGGTTACTCTCGGGCCCAGGGGAAGGAATGCCGTGTTGGACAAAGGATATGGAAGTCCGACTATTACGAAGGATGGAGTAACGGTAGCTGATGAAACAGAGTTGAAGGACCCGTATGAAAATGCGGGGGCGAGGCTCGTGAGGGAAGCGGCATCAAAGACTAGCGATGTTGCCGGTGATGGCACCACTACCGCAACCGTTCTTACCGAGGCTATTTATCTTGAGGGCTTAAAGTGCGTGACTTCAGGGGCAGACCCTATGGCCCTGAATCGTGGTTTGCAGAAGGCGCTGAATACGGTTGTGGAAAAACTCAAGAAAATAAGTACTGCGGTAAAAAATCAGGATGATATTACGAGTGTCGGAACGGTTGCCGCGAACAATGATCCAGAGATTGGGAAAATGATAGCCAATGCAATGGAAAAGGTGGGAAAAGACGGAGTTATTACGGTAGAAGAAGGAAAAGGGCTGGAAACGAGTGTTGACGTCGTGGAAGGCATGCAGTTTGATAGGGGGTACCTTTCTCCCCATTTCATTACCAATGCTGATGCAATGGAGGTAGAGTTCGAGGAACCCTATATTTTAATTTTCGAAGATAAGGTTTCCGCAATTAAAGGGTTGGTTCCTGTCCTGGAAAAAATAGCAAAGACCGGGAAGCCGCTCCTGATTATAGCGGAAGATGTAGAGGGTGAGGCATTAGCCACGCTTGTTGTAAATAAACTCCGGGGCACAATCAGCTGTGCGGCAGTAAAAGCCCCTGGCTATGGTGATCGTAGAAAGGCGATGCTTGAGGATATTGCCCTTTTGACGGACGGTAAGGCGATTTTTAAAGACCTGGGTATACCGTTGGAAAATATAGATATTCGTGATTTAGGTCGCGCAAAGAAAATTACCATAGACGCGGATAATACGACAATTGTTCAGGGAGCCGCGAGTTCTGACGCTGTTGCGGGGCGTATTACACAAATCCGAAAAGAAATGGAGTTGACCACTTCAGATTACGATAGAGAAAAATTGCAGGAGCGTCTTGCCAAGCTTGCCGGCGGGGTTGCCCAGATATTTGTCGGCGCTGCTACGGAAACTGAATTAAAGGAAAAAAAGGCCAGGGTAGAGGATGCCTTGCATGCAACACGGGCTGCCGTAGAAGAAGGTATATTGCCAGGAGGAGGAGTGGCTCTTTTAAATGCGATAGAATCCCTGGGCAATCTCAAGCTTGAAGGTACGGAAGCGATGGGTGTTGCCATTGTATCAAAGGCCCTGTCGGCGCCTGCAAAACAGATTTTCAAAAATGCGGGCCTGGAAGGATCGGTAATTGTTAAAAAAATATTAGAATCCAAAGATAAGGCATTTGGCTATGATGCGGAAAAAGGCGGATACTGCAATATGATTGAAGCAGGTATTATTGACCCTACGAAAGTAACAAGAAGCGCGCTGCAAAATGCTGTAAGTATTGCCGGGATACTTCTTACGACTGAATGTATTATTGCCGATATTCCAAAAAAGGAAGGCGGGTCGATGCCGGGCGGCATGGGCGGTATGGGCGGTATGGGCGGTATGGGCGGTATGGGCGGCATGGGCGGCATGGGTATGTAAGCCGGAATCTCGGATCAAAGGTGTTCTGTAAATCGTCAAAGTATTTTTAGATAGTTAGTGTTTTTTAATGAGGAGGTAGGTGAGAGTCATGTCAATCATTCGACCATTAGAGGATAGAGTTGTTATTGAACCAATGGAAGCAGAGGAAAAAACTCAGGGCGGGATTGTGTTGCCCGAGACAGCAAAGGAAAAACCTATGAAAGGAAAAGTCATTGCTGTTGGAGAGGGAAAGATGTTGGACAGTGGTACAAGGGCAGAGCTTTTAGTTAAGGTAGGGGACAATGTTCTGTATGGAAAATATGCCGGTACTGAAATTTCCGTCGACGGGAAAGAGTATCTGGTTATGAGGGAAAGCGACATTTTGGCAAAGATTGGGTAACGCGGGGTATGTTGTAGTTTTTTAAGAATTAATTTTTGGGAGGTTATGAATATGGCGGCAAAACAGCTAGTATATGATGAATTTGCCAGGAAGTCGCTCCAAAAAGGGATAAAGCAACTAGCGGATACGGTCCGGGTAACGATGGGTCCTACCGGTAGAAATGTGATTCTGGAGAAGGGGTTTGGCTCTCCTTCCATCACGAAAGACGGCGTAACCGTAGCGAAGGAAATTGAGCTGAAAAATCCTTTTGAAAATATGGGGGCAAAGATGGTTTCCGAGGTCGCGTCAAAAACCAGCGATATTGCTGGAGATGGCACTACTACGGCGACCATTTTGGC
The Candidatus Brocadiaceae bacterium DNA segment above includes these coding regions:
- a CDS encoding ParA family protein; protein product: MRSIALFNQKGGVGKSTTTANLSACLAVLGKKVLAIDMDPQANLSVHLGVDIYNLKHSVYDLIRGNCEAKDIILQTGIKGLDIIPSNIDLAGAEVELVSVIGRETVLTDAMGHSMDSYDYVLIDCPPSLGLLTINVLTMVREIFIPVQTEFFALRGVSKLLDTYEIVRKRLNNELEITGIILCMYTSRTRLCKEVVEKVKEYFGDKVFNTIVRKNIKLSESPSHGQPIIFYAPDSKGSEDYSSLAKEIVQQENNRKCL
- the murQ gene encoding N-acetylmuramic acid 6-phosphate etherase; this translates as MNTMNDRSLLQTEQRNPNSLTIDTKSTLDILDIINAEDAKIFAAVYKERENIAKAVDLIVDALSKKNGRLIYVGSGTSGRLGILDAAECPPTFSTDPNMIVGIIAGGEKAVFQSAEGAEDFPENGTHDIQQKEVTHRDVVVGISTGGTTPYVMGALFEAKKRNAKTIFLCCNPETTPNFDVDIIIRPVVGPEVITGSTRMKAGTATKLILNMISTAAMIKMGKVYENLMVDLRTINKKLSDRAERIIMTTTGINREDAKKLLEAAFGNAKAAIIMQKLGVDFADAKKRLDANDGFVGKVLEKRENRA
- the murC gene encoding UDP-N-acetylmuramate--L-alanine ligase, which codes for MIQREMSGTETPWTETKQPHSYHFVGVGGIGMSAIAQVLSKQNHIVSGSDNKYDRQITPDLFSKLKAQGISLYPQSGSGVKENTDYLVVSSAIEEDNPDIKKARMLKKTILKRSSLLAGMFNTKDGIAIGGTNGKTTVSCMVGYLLDYAGLSPTIIVGGCIINYTNDSCMGNAKTGTSNIMAIEADESDGSIVSYAPHISVITNISKDHKPIEKISEMFKTFSRNTKETLILNADCPRLKMLNLKARKVVAYGLHNDATIMAKNITREPFRSTFEVNGQHFEVNLPGIHNVSNALAAISVAQCMSIKDETISDALRSFKGVQRRMNIIGDFNGIKVIDDFAHNPEKVKAAINAVRLCSKRVIAVFQPHGFLPARFMKGEFIDSFSSTLSHQDLLFMPEIFSIGDTANKDISSADLVQGIRENGKNAFFIEKRVDIIPEIKKNLQADDCILVMGARDNTLTQFCHEILGAISNSFLLEE
- the uvrC gene encoding excinuclease ABC subunit UvrC — encoded protein: MKLEKKLKNLPTSPGVYLMKDIRHKVIYVGKAKNLKNRVKSYFHKTGDNRLYTGYLVRRIADIDFVLTATEKEALILENNLIKQFKPKCNINLRDDKTFLSIKLDIHKKFPYPKILRQIEDDGARYFGPYASSRAVRETLRYIHDTIPIRKCPDTVFKSRVKPCLYYQIHKCLGPCCGLVDEKTYRGMIDQVILILKGKQGELLHILKEQMYEESKCMRYEKAAKIRDRIRAIEKTVEKQRIHSMTFIDRDVFGHYTEKNTMYIAVMFIRSGNMEDMASYSFPADKHTPEEIFRSFLNQFYGQARFIPSEIIIPVESADARLLEEWLSGRKRKKVEVIYPQRGDKVRLVEMARKNAENACKVSRSQGENFAGTLKMVKETLKLSQIPERIECFDISNLHGRQAVGSMVAFEQGEPCKSKYKKFRIKTVGQIDDYAMMYEVLTRRYTRAIEEGDLPNLILVDGGKGQLGVALKVIEELAMGDVDLLALAKGRKNGGESGNHYGEQIFAPGRPEPILLNPSSPELLFLDKIRDEAHRFAIGYHRKLREKEYKKSPLDEIPGIGMVRKRILLKCFGSIDGIRNATTAQLIEISKLPKKQACEVFRYFHKPETGEGNRVAQ
- a CDS encoding M50 family metallopeptidase, which encodes MIYFSLAIGLVLIIFLSFATYGLWMKYINNKLIQGFLLPGSIVHELSHALLCLITGTTIKELNIFAHDNSGIQYDRPKVPIIFDFIIAFAPIGGCFFFILFISKILSNPISLNNTFPKEIHFTFEGLFDLIEYLFDSVWATFTVFREDLRISNMSHVFFLLTVIIFTVSIAPHKQDIKYLVLGTGILSAILFFSEKIGFRLLKYSWWNSSVKQLWILITLTISVLATLLFFTLIILGFIKGYKLTFDKGTKR
- a CDS encoding competence/damage-inducible protein A; its protein translation is MHGEETVMATVEIISIGSEIVLGQIIDSNAHYIAKSLTEKGFQVVFKTTVGDDKGLMRSALKIAKNRADLVVTTGGLGPTENDVTREVVSGVCGVGLVPCENAEEYIRKWSQVWKKHTVGMLKKQILVPEGAQVIPNDNGTAAGFSFRHGGAEIVCLPGVPGEMRPMLNTYLWRCSLLQYEGGCAMVRNLHTFGVSERGIEDKIKHFSEKNKKIKMMTLVSNGIVTITARVAVTAREQAVELLDRTEQDLREELGDAVFGVDDAGLECEVARLLKKRNKTISVAESCTGGLVSHLLTNISGISAFFLEGVVAYSNRAKIGVLHVPEGLIVKCGAVSPQVAKAMAEGIRIKASADIGVGITGIAGPTGGTREKPVGLVCIAVAGDDGTEVKECRFGGARIDIKYFSANTALNMVRLKLLNNT
- a CDS encoding methylated-DNA--[protein]-cysteine S-methyltransferase; amino-acid sequence: MTKAQKGSQKIIYFSSFSTPIIGPVYIAKSERGICRIAFSCKAEGDFISLLRKDKYLKIRRNDTLLAHEISLLQEYFNGNQVVFDFPLDLDQGTPFQKKVWSKLQEIPYGKCQSYKWVADQIGNYRAGRAVGLANKQNPVPPVVPCHRVIGSNGKLTGYASGLQTKKHLLEMESKGYHT